In Gossypium raimondii isolate GPD5lz chromosome 12, ASM2569854v1, whole genome shotgun sequence, a single window of DNA contains:
- the LOC105763173 gene encoding probable serine/threonine-protein kinase PBL7, whose protein sequence is MGFFEETCTNSRTSKNGLIALYAPTSSSSADLHSHYNDVKTKSFLTKMIWDFGLACFLPDYQRKNGSGKSQKNNGEKKGSNLEHNKAWLLAESGGGAELTSTDPQSVHSSFRFSFCSQVELEAITANSLSSATVLMVNLDNGVSDDRAKELKWRRIESLERSISPVAKSLVRFSYGEIVSATRNFSKGRVLGRGALSFVFRGKVGLLKTTVAIKRLDKEDKESAKAFCRELMIASSLHHPNIVPLLGFCIDPEEGLFLVYKFVSGGSLERHLHDKKGAKGRPSTLPWSVRYKVALGIAEAIAYLHNGTERCVVHRDIKPSNILLSSNKTPKLCDFGLATWTSAPSIPFLCKTVKGTFGYLAPEYFQHGKVSDKTDVYAFGVVLLELITGRKPIESRRPPGEENLVLWAKPLLHRGMAAVKELLDPRLKCTLKNSTQIARTIQAAAACISNEESRRPAIDEIIAILRGEEEPFYSIRKKSNFSGIIDCYSQLQHSKSEMKSHLALAMLGVSEFEDDDHLYCR, encoded by the exons ATGGGTTTTTTTGAAGAAACCTGCACTAACTCTAGGACTTCAAAAAATGGCTTGATTGCTCTCTATGCACCAACCTCTTCTTCATCTGCAGATCTCCATAGTCATTACAATGATGTAAAAACCAAATCCTTCTTGACAAAAATGATTTGGGATTTTGGTTTAGCTTGTTTTCTTCCTGATTATCAAAGGAAAAACGGTTCAGGAAAGAGTCAGAAAAACAATGGTGAAAAGAAGGGAAGCAATTTGGAGCATAATAAGGCTTGGTTGTTGGCTGAGTCAGGTGGAGGAGCTGAGTTGACAAGCACTGACCCACAATCAGTTCACTCGTCTTTCAGGTTTAGTTTTTGTTCTCAAGTTGAACTCGAAGCCATCACTGCAAATTCTTTGAGTTCAGCTACTGTTTTGATGGTGAATTTGGATAATGGGGTTAGTGACGATAGAGCTAAGGAATTGAAATGGAGAAGGATTGAGTCTCTGGAAAGAAGTATTTCACCAGTCGCCAAGTCTTTGGTCAGATTCAGCTATGGTGAAATTGTTTCAGCTACTAGAAATTTTTCCAAAG GGAGGGTTTTGGGGAGAGGAGCATTGAGCTTTGTTTTTAGAGGCAAAGTTGGACTATTGAAGACGACTGTGGCTATTAAGAGGCTGGATAAAGAAGATAAGGAATCTGCAAAGGCCTTTTGCAGAGAACTGATGATTGCTAGTTCTTTGCATCACCCAAATATTGTCCCTCTATTGGGGTTTTGTATTGATCCTGAGGAAGGTTTGTTTTTGGTGTATAAGTTTGTGTCTGGTGGAAGCTTAGAACGCCATCTTCATG ATAAGAAGGGAGCAAAAGGACGACCTTCAACTCTTCCTTGGTCTGTTAGGTATAAGGTTGCCTTGGGAATTGCAGAGGCTATTGCATATCTACACAATGGAACTGAAAGATGTGTTGTTCATAGAGACATCAAGCCCTCTAACATTCTTCTTTCTTCCAACAAAACACCCAAG TTGTGTGATTTTGGATTAGCAACTTGGACATCTGCACCCTCAATCCCATTcctttgcaaaactgttaaaggcaCATTTGG GTATTTGGCACCTGAGTATTTCCAACACGGAAAAGTATCTGATAAAACTGATGTTTATGCTTTTGGGGTGGTCTTGTTGGAGCTGATAACCGGACGCAAACCAATCGAGTCAAGACGGCCTCCAGGAGAAGAGAATTTGGTCCTATGG GCAAAACCTCTATTGCATAGAGGAATGGCAGCCGTCAAAGAATTACTCGACCCAAGACTCAAATGTACATTgaaaaattcaactcaaatagCACGAACGATACAAGCTGCAGCAGCCTGCATAAGCAATGAAGAATCACGAAGGCCAGCCATTGATGAAATTATCGCGATATTGAGAGGTGAAGAAGAACCATTCTACTCGATTAGGAAGAAGTCCAATTTCTCTGGAATCATTGATTGTTACTCTCAATTACAACATTCAAAAAGTGAGATGAAGAGTCACTTAGCCTTGGCAATGCTAGGAGTTTCAGAGTTTGAGGATGACGATCACCTTTATTGTCGGTGA